In Heyndrickxia vini, the sequence ATATCGGCAGGTTGAAGCCCCCATGTTTCACTAGGTATTTTATCAAGATTTTCTTTAAATTCCTGAATAGATGTTTTTTCTTTTTTATCAGTTATGATGCTGATTGGCACGACAATATTTTCGCCTTTAGAAGCAGGTAGTCCAAGTGTAATGAAGTTCTGATCCTTCTGTACAACAAAACGCTGATCGGTTTCGGAAAATACATTCGGAATTTCAGATGCACTTAAATCCTTCATAGCAACATCCTTTGTTTTACTGCTTTTTTCTTCTACCGAACTTAGTGATGAAAAATGAAATAAAGATGCCACGATAATAAAGGCAACGGAAACCGTACCAAGGGATGCAACGGTTGGAAAAAACCATGATTGATGTTTTTTCTTTTTTACTTTAGGTGCGATGGATTGATAGATCTCTTCCGGTGTCCTGTGGTCTTTTACGACCGGAAGCTGCTTGAGTAGTTTTTCAATATCGTAAGACTTATCGTTCCAACCGTATTTTTCCACAGTTCTCCTCTCCTTTCTCAATTTCACTTTGCATCAACGATCTAATCGTTTTTAAAGCGCGATGCTGTGTTGTTTTTACTTTTCCTTCCGACCAACCTAATACAGAAGCCGTTTCCTGAATGGATAGGGATTGGATATATCTTAAAATGAGGACCAATCGTTGGTCCAGCTTACATTTATCTAAACAACGATACATGATCTGGATAGATTCATTTTGTAGAGCAATATCTTCAGGGAGTGGAGAATGATCACTAATTAGGTTTGTTTCACCATCAAAACTATCGGATAACTGATGTTTCCATCGTTTTTGTTTCCGAAAAAAATCAATCGCAACATGCTTGGCAATGGAAAAAATCCATGTTTTTTCACTGCTTCTATTCTCAAATTGATGATACGATTTTAAGATACGAATATATACTTCTTGAATTAAATCCTCTGCTTGTTCACGGCTTTTAACCATATAAAACAGAAATTGAAATAAATTTTGATGATATTTCTCGTAAATTTCATAAAATTGTTTTTCCATCACTACCCCCCCTAAATACATTAGTCGAATGGAACGAAAAAAGGTTACAAAAAATTTAAAAATTTAATTTAAATGTAATAGAGGAAGAACAAATTGTACACCGTTAATGTGTAATAAGCGTCGAAAAGGGTAAATGGAAAAAAACAAAAGAGGAGTGATTATCGTGGATAAAAAATCAAATTCAAAAACTTACGATCATCCGGAACAATATAAAACTGAAAAGGAAAGCCTATTTGATAAATATGAAAGCGAGCGAAATGTGGACCCAATTCCAATGGAAGATTTAAATGAGAAAATGCAAGATGAAAAAAATAAACACAAAAGCAAAGATACCTCATCAAGTGAAAAAAAATATAAAAATGAATAGATAAGTAGAAAAAAAGAACTGTGGAAGAATGTACATCAATTTCATCCTTCCACAGTTCTTTTTAAATATGTATTTAATAAGAAACTCGGATATTTTCTAATTCCATCTGTTCTAAATTTTTTAATGTAAACCCAAGGCTCTTACAAAATTTGGCGATAGATTTAATTTGTTGAAAGGTTGTTATGATAAACGTTCGGTCCCTTTGTATCGTATCTTTAATGGATGACAGCATATCGAATAAAGCGGCAGATTTCAATTCAGGAATTTCTTGTTGATACTCTAACGTTTCTTCAGTGATGGGCAGAATCCAAAGATGACAATCAAAGGGAATCTTCAATAATTGAGTAAACGCATCTGCCTTCTCTAAAGGTGTTCGCAATGTATAATCAAACATTTCAAAAACAATTTTATTAGAAAAATCTAAGGATTGAAAAGGGTAGCTTCCTTGTTCATCAAAAACTTGAATCATTAATTTGGAATGAATAAATTCATTGTCTTCACTTGTTTTAGTAGCTAGGTTGTCCATCATTGAATCTCCTCTCAAATTAGTGTTATTGCTTAATACCCTTAAATAATAAAAGGAAAACCTATCAATCACTTTTTAACAAAATTTTTCGAAAATAAAGCGAGGGAACAAATGATTTTGTCCCTCCAATAGGATTCAAGATTTTCTGATATGGAAAAACTTTGTCAATAGCCATGGGCCTTCAGGAAAGCCGAGTGATAACTGCCAGGCTCCGACTCCGCCAATTTGGAATTCGCGAATGAGCTGCATTTTTTTGCTTATACTTCTCGCATCCTCAAATCCAACTACATGACGCTTTCCTTCATCGTCAACATAATAGAAATAGGGAGATTCATATTCCTTTGAATAGTGGATCTCTGCTTGGTACTTCATGGCAAGTTGTACAGCATTTTGATTAGAAATTCCTGGAGCAATGGTTGCTGGATTATATGGCAATGTCCAATCATAACCATATAGAGGCAGACCTAATAAGATTTTCTTTCGCGGGACTCGATCAATCGCAAATTGAATCGTCTGTCTTACTTCATTAATAGGAGCAACTGGTCCAGGTTCACTGGCACCATGATGCCAGTCGTATGCCATAATAAACATCAAGTCGACGACGGCGCCTATTCCGCCATAATCGTAGCCTTTCAGCCATGGTATATTGTCATTTGTTTTCGGTGGGACAGCAATCGTTAATAAATGACCCGCGGGTTTCAACCGATCACGAAGTTCTCGCAAAAATCCAGTAAAAAGGTCTCTATCCTTCTCAAGTGTCATTTCAAAATCAATATTAACTCCGTCATATCCTTTCGTTGATACTTCCTTTAGTATACGGTTAATAAGCGTCTGTCTAGCTGTGGAATTATTCAGCATTTGACTCGTTAATTGTGAACTAAATCCAGATTCAGTTAAGTTGGTTATTGTCATTATTGGTTTGACCCGATGTGACCATGCAGTTTTAATTGCCGTTGAATCGTTAAGGGAGCTTAATCCGCCATCAGGAGAAAAATGATATTCAAAAAGTGCGATATACGTAATATAGGGTGAGAAGTCAGTGATTAAACGCTGATCGGCTTGCGGGGTCCGTACAGAATAATACCCTAAGCTTGTTACGTTGTAATTTGAAATATTAGGGATTCTCACTTTCATTCCAACTTGTAATCGGGAGGGGGGAATTGAAGGGTTCGCTCTTTTAAGCATGTCAACAGATACATAAGCCATTTGGGAAATTGTGTAAAAACTATCTCCAGGCTGGACAATGTATGTATACGAAGGAATGACCAATGCCTGCCCGGGTACGATATTTACCTGATTTAAGCCATTCGCAAGTCGAATTTGCTCAACAGGAACCGAATATTTCGAACCAATTCGGTATAAAGAATCACCTTGTTGAACGGTATAAATAAACATGATGACCGACCCCTTTCCATACTTTCATTGTATGAAGTCCTAGCATGTCTTTATGTCATTGAGACGATCGTAAAGCAATTGGAAAGTTTTAACGAAAATCTATCTATAAATATTAAAAAAAAACTGTCGATAAATATTAAGGAGAATATTTTAAATAAAATGCTGGGAGTCGGTGGATACATAAAAATTTTCTTTCTTACAACAGATATCAAGGAGACTAACACCATGAAAAACAAATTAAGTAAAATTTTTAAGATGACGATACGAAAAAAATTATCTCTGTCATTTGCTATTATGTTAATTTTACCAACCGCAATTATCGGCGCAACGTCATATTTTAGCTCACAAAATAGCCTTGAAAAGGAAATGATGAGAGCAGCTAGTGTAAATGTAGATATTTTAGATGATATTATTGATGATACAATTTCCCCTTATTTATCGGATGCGGATTTTTTTGCAGAAGAAATAACTTCTAAAGATTATAAAGGGCTAGAAAGTCCAAAAATCCGTACGAAACTAAATCAATATATAAAGCTTCATAAAAATGTGCAATTAGCTTATGTTGGTACGAAAACAGGATTAATGATTAAATCTCCGGAAAGCATTGTTCCAAAAGGATATATTCCTAGTGAAAGACCATGGTATCAAGAAGCGATGAAACAGCCGGGTAAGACAATCATTACTGAGCCGTACGTATCTGCAACATCAGGTGATATGGTTATTACAATTGCTAAATCAATGAATGATCATTCCGGAGTAATTGGAATCGATATTTCTTTGGAAAATATTAATAGTCTAGCTAAGAAAATTAATATTGGTGCAAAAGGATATGCAATGATTTTGGACAAGAGCAAGAAATTTATCGCCCATCCACATGAAAAGGGAGGAAAAGCAGCAACTCAATCTTTTTATAATAATCTTTATACAAAAGACGCCGGGCAGTTTACTTATCATTTAGATGGTGCTTCAAAAAATATGGTGTTTAATACAAATAAGCTAACGGGGTGGAAAATAGCAGGAACAATGTATTTGTCTGAAACCTCTGATGCGGCAAAACCGATAATGCTGAACACCGGTATCATCACCTTAATTGCCTTCATTATTGGTGGATTGGTAATTTTCCTTATTATCCGTTCTATAATAAAACCTTTGCATAAATTAAAAAATGCAGCTAATCAAGTGAGTGAAGGAGATCTTTCCCTAAAAATAGATGTACAAACATCCGATGAAATCAATGACTTAGCTCAATCATTTAATTCAATGACAACTAATTTGAGGGAGTTAATACAGCAAATCGATGAAAGTGCTATTCAGCTTTCCGCATCTTCAGAACAATTGAATGCAAGTGCAGAAGAGACGACAAGTGCAACAGAACATGTTGCTGCAGCGATTGAACAAATATCGAAAGGTGCAGAAAATCAAACGGTTGGGATCGAAAATAACGCAACTGCCATGGATGAAATTGCCCTAGGCATTGGAAAGGTCGCAGATAATACGACGCATGTTACAGAATTAACAAGAAGTACAACCCAATTGGCAGATGAAGGGGGAGCATTTGTTAATCGTACAGTCGAGCAGATGAAAGAGATCTATCAATCGGTTGAACAATCTAATGTAAAAATTACTGTATTATCTGATCGTTCGAAGGAAATCAGTACGATCATTGAAATGATTACGGGAATTGCCGATCAAACGAATTTGCTTGCATTAAATGCAGCGATCGAAGCAGCAAGAGCTGGAGAGTCTGGAAAAGGCTTTGCAGTAGTAGCCGACGAAATAAGAAAGCTTGCGGAACAATCAAGACAATCAGCACAGCAAATATCAACAATTATTATGGAAATACAAAAGGAAACCGACAGTTCTGTACAGACAATGCAAGACGCAACTCAGAAAGTGGAGTTAGGACTTTCCATTTCAAATGAAACGATTGAAAAGTTTAATCAAATTTTACATGGAATGAAAGAAATTGCGCCACAAATGGAGGATGTTGCAGCGATTTCCCAACAAATTACTGCGGGAGTTGAAGAGGTTACATCTGTAGCGAATGAACTAGCAGCGATTGCTAAGGAAAACTCTTCAGCTGCAGATGAAATTGCATCAACAACTGAAGAAACCGTTGCATCAATGCAAGAGATCACCTCTTCATCGAAGGCATTATCGAAACTAGCAGAAGATCTGCAATTGCTTTTGAAAAAATTTAAACTGTAACAAGATTACCCTCTTCCAATTCGGAATGAGGGTTTTTTATTAGATGGACAGCTGGTGCCTCTATACTATGCAGAATAAGGTTGCACTTAAACAATAATTAATGGTTATCTGTACCAGTCCTAGAACTTTTTCGTATATAATACTTGTAACGTAAATCCACATAAGTTTAATCAAATCGAGGTGATGAGGTCGTGAGTGGAATTGTTGGCTATATAGGAAAATCTTCGGCTCATACTATCATATTAGATTGTCTTACCCACTTGGATTACCGTGGGTACGATTCAGCTGGAATTGCCATATCGAATATGGAATCTATAGAGATACGTAAGGAAAAAGGCCGCATTGAGGATTTGGAAGCATTACTAGAGATTGAACCGATGACTAATGGGAAACTTGGAATCGGTCATACAAGATGGGCCTCACATGGTGCCCCTACAGTATTGAATGCACATCCATTAAGTGATGCGAATGAACAATTTTTTGTTGTTCATAATGGTATCATCGAAAATTATCGACAGCTTAAAAATATGTTAATTGAAAATGGTCACCATTTTATGACAGAGACCGATACAGAAGTGATTCCACATCTTCTTGCACATTTTGATACAGGAAATTTTGCGGAAACAGTTAGAATAGTTGTGCCACATCTAAAAGGTTCATTTGCTCTAGCAATCATGTCAAAAGACAATCCTGATACAATTATCGCAATCTCCCAAGAGAACCCTTTAATTATCGGTTTTGGTCAAGGTGAGGCATTTTTATCATCTGATATTTCTGCCCTTCTTTCTTATACGAAAGAAATATACCCAATCAAAAATGGTGAAATTGCGGTGCTTTCTTCCAAAGGGATAAAAGTCGAAACGGTTGAAGGAATGTCCATTCAACCAGAGAAAAAAATCATCGAATGGGATCAGGCTGATTTTAGCCGGCAAGAGCATGAGCATTATATGTTAAAAGAGATTATCGAACAACCGAAAGAGATTAAGAAAACATTAGAAGGCAGATTAATCGATGATCGTGTTCTTATTCCGGAACTTGAGATATTTTTAGCAGAACAAAACATTAATCAATATCAAAAAATTGATATCGTCGCTACTGGTACTGCCTACCACGCTGGAATGGTCGGAAAAAAAGTCATGCAATCGATGATCAATCTTCCTATCGAAGTATCAATTTCTTCCGAATTTCGCTATGAGCACGGACCGCTTAATGAGAAAAATCTCGTCATCTTCATCAGTCAATCGGGAGAAACAGCTGACACATTGTCCGCATTAAAAGAAGCTAAATCACATGGCAGCTCAACAATAGCAATTACAAATAGATCACGCAGTAATCTTGCACGGAAAGCAGATTGTATGATTTGTACGAATGCTGGACCAGAATTATCTGTTCCGGCGACTAAAGCCTATACGACACAAATTACCGTTTTACTGCTGCTCGCAATCGTGTTAACAGAAAAAACCAATGGTCCAGGAGTAGAACGGATTCCGGAAATGATAAAAGAATTGCACAATCTTTCTGAAGAAGTCGAGAAAACGTTAATTATGACTCAAGACGCAATTGATCAGTTCGCACAAGTGACAGAAGATCAAGACAGCCTGTTCCTTATTGGGAGGGGTCTCGATTATGTGCTTGCATTGGAAGGTGCACTTAAGCTGCAAGAAGTTGCCTATTTACACGCAGATGCCTATGCAGCAGGTGAAATGAAACACGGAACGATGGCGTTAATCACTCCGGGAGTTCCCGTCATTGCCCTTTCTACGCAAAATCATTTAAGGGATAAAACGATTAACAATATTAAAGAAATTAAGGCGAGAGATGCGTTCGTTGTTGGTGTCACAACAATTGGAGACGATGATATAAGTGAAATTGTAGATGAAGTCATGTATATTCCAGAAGTCCATCCATTCCTAATGCCGATCATTGCCGCCATCCCACTGCAGTTATTAGCCTATTATGCTGGTACGGTAAGAGGCTATGATGTCGATCGACCTCGTAATTTAGCAAAAAGCTTAACGGTTGAATGAAGAATGGGTTTCAAGGTGGGCAAACGATGAACAAAACAGACCGATTGTTAGCTATTGTGTTAGAGTTGCAACGTAAAGAGGTTGTACGTACCGATCATAGGCGCCCCTGAGACAGGATATTCCTTGATGGAAGGCTATTTTCTGCCGCCGATTAGTTTCACGGTACTAGAAGCCGTATGTTTGCTGATCGGAACGGATTTTATCGAACAACGATTTGATGATGATTATCGTGTCAGGGCTCAATCCGCTCGCGGTAAAATTGAGGACATTCTACCGGAGAATGTTCGCAATGAATCATCTCATGTACTCAAAGCTATGCGTTTGCTCATTTCCGATAAACACGTCACGCCATCAAAAGAAAAAGAGTACCTAGAAAAGATCCGTCGGGCGATATTAAACGAGCGAAAGATCAGCTTTCATTATACAAAAAAATTGCAGATTCCAAGAAAAATATTAAAACGCTACTGACATACTGTTGTCAGTAGCGTTTTTTTATAATCGGAGTAAGTAAGCAGAAAGGAGTGAGAGATAAATGCGAAGTATGTCATGCATCTGTCGGAGGGATGATTTAATACGGTATTGTATTATAAATTATAGAAAGGATGGTGTCTCGTGAATTTTGCTTCTGTACGCATCATTACCGACGACGTGGATCGTCTTGTCAATTTTTACGAAAAAGTCATGAGTGTGTCGGCGGAACGCCCCGCGGCTGCTTTTGCCGAACTTGTTGTGCCATCGTGCACTCTGGCGATTGGCCACTCCAAGACAGTGCCACTGTTTGGTGCTGGTTCCGCGGTGGCTGCAGATAATCATACTGTCATCATTGAGTTCCGTGTTAACGATGTCGATGCAGAATACGAGCGCTTGAAGCCGTTTGTCGACGAGTGGGTCAAGGAACCGACCACGATGCCGTGGGGGAACCGTACTATTCTGTTCCGTGATCCCGATGGCAACCTCGTTAATCTCTTCGAACCGGTGACGGAGGAAGCAATCAAAAGATTCCGCGGTAGGGGGTGACGACAGTTGAAGTGAGTGAGCCTCAATTTGAGGAGTTGCAATGACTCGTAATATATATGGCCATTTTGCCCTTGAATGTGCCGTTGATTTCTCCAGTGATACCATGTCTTTCTCGGTATGTCAATGATCCGTTAAGAAGCTTTTGAAGTATTAATAGCTGGTTTAAAGTTGGGAAAAACCGAAATCGTTGTCTTCACTCTCTAATATAATAAAATTATCTTGAAATCATGCCTTCAGTCAACGGACGCTTTAATTATGCAAGGATCACTAAAGTTATCAAACTTTTTTAAAAGGATGATTAAATTGAATATAGAAAAAGCGTGTTTTGATTAATTTTTTTTCAAAACACGCTTTTTCTATTTGCTCTTTTATCAAGGACTATTAAGTTAATTTTATTTAAATTTATTCCAATACTACAGATGTGGGTTCCGAGGACACCAGTTCTTTTATTTGTGAAAAAGTGGGTAATTTCAAATATTTGCGGACATGGTTCCGTAATTTTGATAAAAAATAATGGTTACCTTGTGCTTTTTCTTAAATAAGGTGCGTAGTGTCCTCTTAATCCATAAATCAGATTCATTTAATACAAATGAAGGGTCCTCTGTCCTTCACATGATAAGTTTACTAATAAGGTTCAGCCTCATGTCCTTTTTCAATAGCCTTTTCAGGAGCTTGATCACCATCTTTATTTCCAAGCGGTTTTTGACTGGAACCTTCTGCAGGAGCATTGGCCAATCCTTCTTTTAAACGGCGGCCATATTCTTCGTCCGCTTCCTCGGCTAGGGCAATCATCTTCTCTTGAATCCTTTTATCACATGGAGCGAGCCCGGATACAAGATTGGAAATTAACTCATCTTTTTCCCATTGTTCGAATTGACGATAAGTTTCTCCAGCCTGCTTTGTATTACTTTGACGATCAATCGATTCCCGGACGAGCTTCCCTTCGATATGTGGAGTATATTCTTTCCCCGTTTGCTCTGCTTCTTTTAATCCACCTAAGATAGATGGCTCATAATTGATATGTGGATTTTGTCCAGGTGCACGATCGACTTTATATTGCATTTGACCGCCGCTTTGATTTGTTGCTACGCGTTTCTTCGGGGCGTTAATCGGCAGCTGCAAATAATTTGCTCCAACGCGATATCTTTGTGTATCAGAATAGGAGAATGTGCGTCCTTGCAGCATTTTGTCATCAGAAAAATCCAGACCATCTACGAGAACCCCAGTTCCAAATGCGGCTTGTTCCACTTCGGTAAAATAATCCTCGGGATTTTTATTCAGAACCATTTTTCCGACGCGAAGCCACGGAAATTGATCTTCCGGCCAAAGCTTTGTATCATCGAGTGGATCAAAATCTAATTCGGGATGGTCATCATCACTCATTATTTGTACGAGCAACTCCCATTCAGGATATTCCCCTCGTTCAATCGCATCAAAAAGATCCTGTGTCGCATGATTGAAATTAGTTGCTTGAATTTCCTCCGCTTCCTTTTGGGTGAGGTTTTTAATGCCCTGCTTTGGTTCCCAGTGATATTTTACTAAAACGGCTTGTCCATCCTGATTGACCCATTTATATGTATTCACGCCAGATCCTTGCATCATTCGATAATTTGCCGGGATCCCCCATGGTGATTGAACGATAGTGACCATATGAAAGGTTTCCGGTGAATTCGCACAAAAGTCGAAAAACCGTTCATTATCTTGAAGATTCGTAACCGGGTCTGGTTTAAAAGCATGAATCATATCAGGGAATTTTATGGCATCACGGATAAAGAAAATTTTTAAGTTATTACCGACTAA encodes:
- the sigX gene encoding RNA polymerase sigma factor SigX; this encodes MEKQFYEIYEKYHQNLFQFLFYMVKSREQAEDLIQEVYIRILKSYHQFENRSSEKTWIFSIAKHVAIDFFRKQKRWKHQLSDSFDGETNLISDHSPLPEDIALQNESIQIMYRCLDKCKLDQRLVLILRYIQSLSIQETASVLGWSEGKVKTTQHRALKTIRSLMQSEIEKGEENCGKIRLER
- a CDS encoding glycosyl hydrolase family 18 protein — translated: MFIYTVQQGDSLYRIGSKYSVPVEQIRLANGLNQVNIVPGQALVIPSYTYIVQPGDSFYTISQMAYVSVDMLKRANPSIPPSRLQVGMKVRIPNISNYNVTSLGYYSVRTPQADQRLITDFSPYITYIALFEYHFSPDGGLSSLNDSTAIKTAWSHRVKPIMTITNLTESGFSSQLTSQMLNNSTARQTLINRILKEVSTKGYDGVNIDFEMTLEKDRDLFTGFLRELRDRLKPAGHLLTIAVPPKTNDNIPWLKGYDYGGIGAVVDLMFIMAYDWHHGASEPGPVAPINEVRQTIQFAIDRVPRKKILLGLPLYGYDWTLPYNPATIAPGISNQNAVQLAMKYQAEIHYSKEYESPYFYYVDDEGKRHVVGFEDARSISKKMQLIREFQIGGVGAWQLSLGFPEGPWLLTKFFHIRKS
- a CDS encoding methyl-accepting chemotaxis protein, yielding MKNKLSKIFKMTIRKKLSLSFAIMLILPTAIIGATSYFSSQNSLEKEMMRAASVNVDILDDIIDDTISPYLSDADFFAEEITSKDYKGLESPKIRTKLNQYIKLHKNVQLAYVGTKTGLMIKSPESIVPKGYIPSERPWYQEAMKQPGKTIITEPYVSATSGDMVITIAKSMNDHSGVIGIDISLENINSLAKKINIGAKGYAMILDKSKKFIAHPHEKGGKAATQSFYNNLYTKDAGQFTYHLDGASKNMVFNTNKLTGWKIAGTMYLSETSDAAKPIMLNTGIITLIAFIIGGLVIFLIIRSIIKPLHKLKNAANQVSEGDLSLKIDVQTSDEINDLAQSFNSMTTNLRELIQQIDESAIQLSASSEQLNASAEETTSATEHVAAAIEQISKGAENQTVGIENNATAMDEIALGIGKVADNTTHVTELTRSTTQLADEGGAFVNRTVEQMKEIYQSVEQSNVKITVLSDRSKEISTIIEMITGIADQTNLLALNAAIEAARAGESGKGFAVVADEIRKLAEQSRQSAQQISTIIMEIQKETDSSVQTMQDATQKVELGLSISNETIEKFNQILHGMKEIAPQMEDVAAISQQITAGVEEVTSVANELAAIAKENSSAADEIASTTEETVASMQEITSSSKALSKLAEDLQLLLKKFKL
- the glmS gene encoding glutamine--fructose-6-phosphate transaminase (isomerizing), which produces MSGIVGYIGKSSAHTIILDCLTHLDYRGYDSAGIAISNMESIEIRKEKGRIEDLEALLEIEPMTNGKLGIGHTRWASHGAPTVLNAHPLSDANEQFFVVHNGIIENYRQLKNMLIENGHHFMTETDTEVIPHLLAHFDTGNFAETVRIVVPHLKGSFALAIMSKDNPDTIIAISQENPLIIGFGQGEAFLSSDISALLSYTKEIYPIKNGEIAVLSSKGIKVETVEGMSIQPEKKIIEWDQADFSRQEHEHYMLKEIIEQPKEIKKTLEGRLIDDRVLIPELEIFLAEQNINQYQKIDIVATGTAYHAGMVGKKVMQSMINLPIEVSISSEFRYEHGPLNEKNLVIFISQSGETADTLSALKEAKSHGSSTIAITNRSRSNLARKADCMICTNAGPELSVPATKAYTTQITVLLLLAIVLTEKTNGPGVERIPEMIKELHNLSEEVEKTLIMTQDAIDQFAQVTEDQDSLFLIGRGLDYVLALEGALKLQEVAYLHADAYAAGEMKHGTMALITPGVPVIALSTQNHLRDKTINNIKEIKARDAFVVGVTTIGDDDISEIVDEVMYIPEVHPFLMPIIAAIPLQLLAYYAGTVRGYDVDRPRNLAKSLTVE
- a CDS encoding VOC family protein gives rise to the protein MNFASVRIITDDVDRLVNFYEKVMSVSAERPAAAFAELVVPSCTLAIGHSKTVPLFGAGSAVAADNHTVIIEFRVNDVDAEYERLKPFVDEWVKEPTTMPWGNRTILFRDPDGNLVNLFEPVTEEAIKRFRGRG
- a CDS encoding catalase, encoding MTEKQTNIESEDTLTNRQGHPVTNNQSIRTVGNRGPATLENYDFIEKISHFDRERIPERVVHGRGAGAHGYFEAYGTAGDEPASNYTRAKLFQEKGKRTPVFVRFSTVIHGGHSPETLRDPRGFAVKFYTEDGNWDLVGNNLKIFFIRDAIKFPDMIHAFKPDPVTNLQDNERFFDFCANSPETFHMVTIVQSPWGIPANYRMMQGSGVNTYKWVNQDGQAVLVKYHWEPKQGIKNLTQKEAEEIQATNFNHATQDLFDAIERGEYPEWELLVQIMSDDDHPELDFDPLDDTKLWPEDQFPWLRVGKMVLNKNPEDYFTEVEQAAFGTGVLVDGLDFSDDKMLQGRTFSYSDTQRYRVGANYLQLPINAPKKRVATNQSGGQMQYKVDRAPGQNPHINYEPSILGGLKEAEQTGKEYTPHIEGKLVRESIDRQSNTKQAGETYRQFEQWEKDELISNLVSGLAPCDKRIQEKMIALAEEADEEYGRRLKEGLANAPAEGSSQKPLGNKDGDQAPEKAIEKGHEAEPY